In one window of Rhizobium oryzihabitans DNA:
- a CDS encoding conjugal transfer protein TraD, producing the protein MRKPRDYDAELKALDGKARELKMRKVQQLGELVIATGADGLTADELAGALVALAETKDAEKREVWAKRGAAFFQGRSRRTASAPDRNAGRAQAQSGGAQPASGATGAA; encoded by the coding sequence ATGCGGAAGCCACGGGACTATGACGCGGAACTGAAGGCGCTTGATGGCAAGGCGCGGGAACTCAAGATGCGGAAGGTGCAGCAGCTTGGCGAACTGGTCATCGCCACCGGGGCCGATGGTCTCACCGCCGACGAATTGGCCGGTGCGCTCGTCGCACTGGCGGAAACCAAGGACGCCGAAAAGAGGGAGGTGTGGGCCAAGCGCGGCGCTGCGTTCTTTCAGGGGCGGTCGCGGCGAACTGCATCAGCGCCTGATCGCAACGCTGGCCGCGCTCAAGCGCAATCGGGCGGCGCGCAACCGGCATCAGGCGCAACGGGCGCGGCATGA
- a CDS encoding ATP-binding protein, with translation MKPWREVAVPHQDVLEGTFQQSEFAADITAVNTGKASREYQDADAFFDRTFITEGMALLLTQVAQRLAGRGGEPVVQLQTAFGGGKTHSMLAVYHLATRKCALSDLAGIPALVDRAGLMDVPQARVAVLDGTAHAPGQPWKRGNQTIKTLWGEIAWQLGGAEAFALVAEADATGTSPGKDVLRDLLERHSPCVVLIDELVAYIRQFPESQAISGGSYDSNLSFVQALTEAVKLVPRAIVLASLPESDLEAGSQRGVTALRALEKTFGRVQALWKPVATEEAFEIVRRRLFEPVRDEKAREATCRAFADAYIAEGVKLPADTQERHYYDRLLHAYPIHPEVFDRLYEDWTTIDGFQRTRGVLKLMAKVIYRLWKDDNKDLLIMPGSLPLHDGSSRNELTYYLPAGWDAVIERDIDGDRAETTALENKEPRFGQVGAARRIARTVFLGSAPSSVASKVAARGLDRAHIILGCLQPGQAASIYADALGRLADRLHYLNSSGDKSQDATRFWFDTRANLRREMEDRKRRFDDRTEVRGKIAEALKKTVGNATSFDGVHIFTPHGDVPDDTALRLLVLPPETWYAREENRLAFEAALEIIGKNGSKPRYRSNRLLFLAPDHGALSRLNDATRVALAWGSIVEDVKEGRLNIDLLQKNQAEKELKSAEDVLPRVVRECYKWLLCPMQDAPTDPKPGIEAFALNTTGGSIGGEIERVCADNELVITTWSPIHLRAKLKELYWKGGQNAASAEGFFEDTLRYLYLPRLKTRDVLAQAIRAGAASKDFFGTAYGEADGKFEGFSFGGGNVVLDDTLLLIEPQAAQAYEDVNRPAPTPAAPAVVTTTGGVAEGPSVYVPSGGSTSPGPVTTAPTPATAKPKTFYGSAEVPPATAKMRLVQIAEEIVSVLTSDPNATVRLVVEISAEFPDGAGDGVRRAVSENARSLGLKSADWE, from the coding sequence ATGAAACCTTGGAGAGAAGTGGCTGTACCCCATCAGGACGTGCTTGAAGGCACGTTCCAGCAATCGGAGTTTGCGGCCGACATCACGGCGGTCAACACTGGCAAGGCCAGCCGCGAGTATCAGGATGCCGACGCGTTCTTCGACCGCACCTTCATCACCGAGGGCATGGCGCTCCTGCTGACGCAGGTTGCGCAGCGCCTCGCCGGTAGGGGCGGTGAGCCGGTCGTTCAGCTTCAGACCGCCTTCGGCGGCGGCAAGACGCATTCCATGCTAGCCGTCTATCACCTTGCCACCCGCAAATGCGCCCTGTCCGACCTCGCCGGCATCCCCGCGCTTGTTGACCGGGCGGGCTTGATGGACGTGCCGCAGGCCCGCGTTGCGGTGCTGGACGGCACCGCGCACGCGCCGGGCCAGCCGTGGAAGCGTGGGAACCAGACGATCAAAACCCTATGGGGCGAGATCGCATGGCAGCTCGGCGGCGCGGAAGCCTTTGCGCTTGTCGCCGAGGCGGACGCCACCGGCACATCCCCAGGCAAGGATGTGCTGCGCGATCTTCTGGAGCGCCACTCCCCATGCGTTGTGCTGATCGACGAGTTGGTCGCCTATATCCGCCAGTTCCCGGAATCGCAGGCAATCAGCGGCGGCAGCTACGACTCCAACCTGTCCTTCGTGCAGGCTCTTACCGAAGCCGTGAAGCTGGTCCCGCGTGCCATCGTGCTCGCATCCTTGCCGGAATCAGACCTTGAAGCGGGTAGTCAACGCGGCGTCACGGCGCTGCGAGCCCTCGAAAAGACCTTCGGGCGCGTGCAGGCGCTTTGGAAGCCGGTTGCGACCGAGGAAGCCTTCGAGATTGTGCGCCGCCGGTTGTTCGAGCCGGTGCGCGACGAGAAGGCCCGTGAAGCCACGTGCCGCGCCTTCGCCGACGCCTATATCGCCGAAGGCGTAAAGCTCCCCGCCGATACGCAGGAACGGCATTACTATGACCGGCTCCTACACGCCTATCCGATCCACCCGGAAGTGTTCGACCGCCTCTATGAGGACTGGACGACCATCGACGGGTTTCAGCGCACGCGCGGCGTCCTGAAACTCATGGCGAAGGTCATCTACCGGCTGTGGAAGGACGACAACAAAGACCTGCTCATCATGCCCGGCAGCCTGCCGCTTCATGACGGCAGCAGCCGTAACGAGCTGACCTACTACCTGCCCGCGGGCTGGGATGCCGTGATCGAGCGCGACATCGACGGCGACCGCGCCGAGACGACCGCTCTGGAGAACAAGGAACCGCGTTTCGGCCAAGTTGGCGCGGCCCGCCGCATTGCCCGCACGGTCTTCCTCGGCAGCGCCCCGTCTTCGGTCGCGTCCAAGGTGGCCGCGCGCGGTCTCGACCGCGCGCATATTATTCTCGGATGCCTTCAGCCCGGACAGGCAGCATCTATCTATGCCGATGCACTCGGCCGGCTCGCGGACCGGCTGCACTACCTCAATTCCTCCGGCGACAAGAGCCAGGACGCAACGCGCTTCTGGTTCGACACCCGCGCCAATCTGCGGCGGGAGATGGAGGATCGGAAGCGCCGGTTCGACGACCGGACGGAAGTGCGCGGCAAGATCGCCGAGGCTTTGAAGAAGACAGTTGGCAACGCCACGTCCTTCGACGGCGTGCATATCTTCACGCCGCATGGCGACGTGCCCGACGATACCGCCCTACGCTTGCTCGTGCTGCCGCCGGAGACTTGGTACGCCCGCGAGGAAAACCGCCTCGCCTTTGAAGCAGCGCTAGAGATCATCGGCAAAAACGGCTCGAAGCCGCGCTATCGCAGCAACCGGCTGCTCTTCCTTGCTCCCGATCACGGCGCGCTTTCCCGTCTCAACGACGCAACGCGCGTCGCGCTCGCATGGGGTTCGATTGTCGAGGACGTAAAGGAAGGCCGCCTGAACATCGACCTCTTGCAGAAAAATCAGGCCGAAAAGGAGCTGAAAAGCGCCGAGGACGTGCTGCCGCGCGTGGTTCGCGAGTGCTACAAATGGCTGCTCTGCCCGATGCAGGACGCGCCGACCGATCCGAAGCCCGGCATTGAGGCGTTCGCTCTGAACACGACCGGCGGCTCTATCGGCGGCGAGATCGAGCGCGTTTGCGCTGACAACGAGTTGGTCATCACCACCTGGTCGCCGATCCACCTGCGCGCCAAGCTCAAGGAGCTTTATTGGAAGGGCGGTCAGAACGCCGCGAGTGCGGAGGGCTTCTTCGAGGACACCCTGCGCTATCTTTACCTGCCGCGCCTCAAGACGCGGGATGTTCTGGCGCAGGCGATCCGTGCCGGCGCGGCCAGCAAGGACTTTTTCGGCACCGCCTACGGTGAGGCCGATGGCAAGTTCGAGGGCTTTTCCTTCGGCGGCGGCAATGTTGTCCTCGATGACACCTTGCTCCTGATCGAGCCTCAAGCAGCTCAAGCCTATGAGGACGTAAACCGGCCAGCCCCGACTCCCGCTGCTCCAGCCGTTGTCACGACCACGGGCGGCGTAGCCGAGGGTCCTAGTGTCTATGTTCCCAGTGGCGGGAGCACGTCGCCAGGGCCAGTGACGACCGCACCTACACCGGCCACTGCGAAACCGAAAACCTTCTACGGTTCGGCCGAGGTTCCGCCTGCGACCGCAAAGATGCGCCTTGTGCAGATCGCCGAGGAGATCGTGTCCGTACTCACGTCCGACCCGAACGCGACCGTCCGCCTTGTGGTGGAAATCTCGGCCGAGTTTCCAGACGGGGCCGGAGACGGAGTGAGGCGCGCGGTTTCGGAGAACGCCCGCAGTCTTGGCCTGAAATCGGCCGATTGGGAATGA
- a CDS encoding AAA family ATPase, with translation MTALRLDKLSLTNFRCFAHCEVAFHPNLAVLVAENGSGKTAVLDAAGAALSVFVNALYPPEKVRRIERSDVRVIPGQERRMSPCLPTEYEAQATVQGAAVRWKSAVRTYGEKVRPSTRHFGPLKEAAQPFLSDAAVLPLIAYYGTGRLWSEQRQTEYRRSSVTNVGERVAGYTDCLTSSSSFKGISAWFEHRFRQTASPSFRESLQTNLAMIEGVKTATDTVLQPTGWSGLRWDDELHTLTAQHETRGELPLSMLSDGVRTMLALVADVARRCANLNPQLSDRAAIETPGVLIVDEVDMHLHPRWQQQVLGLLQSAFPALQIIVSTHSPHVLSTVDKSSIRVLHISNGDVVIETPLIQTRGVESADVLATVMDVDPVPQLKESTELSTYRKLIEAGEAEGQEASDLRQRLIAHYGESHPVMLEADRLIRFQRFRLAKNRPEGA, from the coding sequence ATGACCGCGCTACGTCTCGACAAACTATCACTGACGAATTTCCGCTGCTTCGCCCATTGCGAGGTCGCGTTCCACCCCAACCTGGCTGTTCTGGTCGCTGAGAACGGCAGCGGCAAAACCGCCGTGCTCGACGCCGCCGGAGCTGCGCTGTCGGTATTCGTCAACGCGCTCTATCCGCCGGAGAAGGTCCGGCGCATCGAGCGTAGCGACGTGCGCGTGATCCCCGGTCAGGAGCGTAGGATGTCCCCCTGCCTTCCGACCGAATACGAAGCGCAGGCAACCGTTCAGGGCGCGGCCGTGAGGTGGAAGAGCGCCGTCAGAACCTACGGCGAAAAGGTGCGACCGAGCACCCGGCACTTCGGCCCGCTGAAAGAGGCAGCGCAGCCATTCCTCTCCGATGCGGCGGTCCTCCCGCTCATTGCCTATTACGGGACGGGTCGCCTCTGGAGCGAGCAACGGCAGACCGAATACCGCCGTTCCTCCGTCACCAATGTCGGGGAGCGCGTCGCCGGCTATACCGATTGCCTCACGTCGTCTTCGTCCTTCAAGGGCATTTCGGCGTGGTTCGAGCATCGCTTCAGGCAGACGGCGTCGCCTTCATTCCGGGAGAGCCTGCAAACCAATCTTGCGATGATCGAAGGCGTAAAGACTGCCACCGATACGGTTCTTCAGCCGACCGGCTGGTCAGGTCTCCGCTGGGATGACGAGCTTCATACCCTGACAGCCCAGCACGAGACGCGCGGCGAGCTACCCTTGTCCATGCTGAGCGACGGAGTGCGCACCATGCTTGCGCTTGTCGCCGATGTTGCGCGCCGCTGCGCCAACCTCAATCCGCAATTGAGTGATCGGGCCGCCATCGAGACCCCCGGCGTTCTCATCGTCGATGAAGTGGACATGCACCTGCATCCCCGCTGGCAGCAGCAGGTGCTCGGCTTGCTGCAAAGTGCGTTCCCGGCTCTACAGATCATTGTCAGCACACACAGCCCGCATGTCCTTTCGACGGTCGATAAGTCGTCGATCCGCGTCCTTCATATCAGCAACGGCGATGTGGTGATCGAGACTCCCCTGATTCAGACCAGAGGCGTCGAGAGCGCGGATGTACTGGCGACTGTGATGGACGTGGACCCCGTTCCGCAGCTTAAGGAATCGACCGAGCTTAGCACCTACCGCAAGCTCATCGAGGCGGGCGAAGCCGAAGGGCAGGAAGCGTCCGACCTGCGGCAACGCCTGATCGCGCACTATGGCGAAAGCCATCCGGTCATGCTGGAGGCCGACCGTCTTATCCGCTTCCAACGGTTCCGGCTCGCCAAGAACCGGCCGGAGGGCGCGTGA
- a CDS encoding conjugal transfer protein TraD produces the protein MRTWQVERRKRTRHLIELGGLVVKAGIVDLTGDDRAMIYGALLWMADKLNSDDGERARELWAEKGKEAFAVERPAGVDTRTQPQQDQA, from the coding sequence ATGCGGACATGGCAGGTCGAACGCCGCAAACGGACGCGCCACCTGATCGAACTCGGCGGCCTCGTCGTCAAGGCGGGCATTGTGGACCTGACCGGCGATGACCGCGCCATGATCTACGGCGCGTTGCTTTGGATGGCCGACAAGCTCAACAGTGATGACGGTGAACGGGCCCGGGAACTCTGGGCCGAAAAGGGGAAAGAGGCGTTCGCAGTAGAACGTCCAGCAGGCGTAGATACGAGAACTCAACCGCAGCAAGATCAGGCGTGA
- a CDS encoding retron system putative HNH endonuclease, whose product MQKLDRAICPAPACLGGYAHGVHTWDNVSSVHKGEIRAQLEAMQGRRCAYCEGDIDSLGQHIEHFRRKSLHPALTFDWGNLFWSCDQTDSCGHFKDHGAGPYNVNDLINPCCDDPDTFFIFQADGTISIRHGLSAAEQHRASETLRVFSLDAEWGGCASCARSLCLDMLTTPILLSTKVGRRMIFARISRRSLSTRAIYHFTPPSGMC is encoded by the coding sequence ATGCAGAAACTTGATCGTGCCATCTGCCCCGCGCCCGCTTGCCTTGGTGGCTATGCCCACGGCGTTCATACCTGGGACAATGTGTCTTCCGTCCACAAGGGGGAGATCAGAGCGCAGCTTGAAGCCATGCAGGGCCGCCGTTGCGCTTATTGCGAGGGCGACATCGACTCTCTCGGCCAGCACATAGAGCATTTCCGGCGAAAGAGCTTGCATCCCGCGCTCACATTCGATTGGGGCAATCTCTTCTGGTCTTGTGATCAGACGGATTCATGCGGTCACTTTAAGGATCACGGTGCCGGGCCATACAATGTCAATGACCTGATAAACCCGTGCTGCGACGATCCCGACACCTTCTTCATCTTTCAGGCAGACGGAACCATTAGCATCCGGCATGGCCTTTCGGCAGCGGAACAACATCGCGCCAGCGAGACGCTGCGTGTCTTTTCCCTTGATGCCGAGTGGGGCGGCTGCGCGTCATGCGCAAGATCGCTGTGTCTGGATATGTTGACGACGCCAATACTGCTTTCAACGAAGGTTGGCCGCCGGATGATATTCGCGCGTATTTCGCGGAGGAGCTTGAGTACGCGCGCCATCTATCATTTTACACCGCCATCCGGCATGTGCTGA
- the traA gene encoding Ti-type conjugative transfer relaxase TraA yields the protein MAIYHLHVKVIGRKAGSSAVASAAYRSASRMRDERIDRVQDFSSKRGVVHSEIMLPEGAPEHLGDRERLWNDVEAFEVRKDAQLAREVEFAIPREMTQAQGIELARDFAQAEFVDQGMIADLNVHSDIGEDGMPKPHAHVMLTMREVDEDGFGKKVRDWNRTEMMERWRERWAEHVNERLAELDIDARIDHRSLEAQGIGLEPQSQIGAPAQRIEGEGIEAADRADMHREIARNNGVRIIADPSVALDAITHQQSTFTRRDMAKFAHRHSDGIDQFNEVMGAMRGSPDLVELGQDDRGEDRFTTRDMIEAEQRLHRAAELMAEREHDEVNDADREAALARAEQRGLVLSGEQADALSHVTDGCDLGIVVGYAGTGKSAMLGVAREAWEAAGYEVRGVALSGIAAENLESGSGISSRTIASMEHGWANGRDMLTSRDVLVIDEAGMVGTRQMERVLSHAAEAGAKVVLVGDPQQLQSIEAGAAFRSIHERHGGVEIHEVRRQREDWQRDATRDLATGRIGDAISAYDRHDMMHESQTREQARDDLIDRWDRDRQAAPDANRIILTHTNAEVRELNEAARDRMRDAGDLGEDVRMTVERGERSFATGDRVMFLQNERGLGVKNGTLGTIERVSGQSMSVRADDGRSVSFDLKDYNRIDHGYAATIHKAQGMTVDRTHVLATPGMDAHGSYVALSRHRDGMDLHYGRDDFATQDKLVNTLSRDRAKDMATDYEPAQDYAERRGIISHAHDAAVEQVHARNNAVDRTGDIIFSVRESRDGAEGPARETTGKGTRHEIEAVAQDTGIDPEDAMRHARRMALMRHAHAVGQVFNAEDAGSKASPAQWEELVDSRKAFDEVRPYGWQDAEAAYAKDESLAHEAGSGKVNRAIRALQLETEIRTSPERRADRFVERFRDLKQTGERQYAAGNYSGYRSARAEMGNMAMSLERDPQMESLLEGRKKQLGISMDFDSGMRLGRQLALSHGLGRGRDLGIGM from the coding sequence ATGGCGATCTATCATCTTCACGTCAAGGTCATCGGTCGCAAGGCCGGGTCGAGTGCGGTGGCGTCCGCCGCCTACCGCTCGGCCTCGCGGATGCGCGACGAGCGCATCGACCGCGTGCAGGACTTTTCCAGCAAGCGGGGCGTTGTCCATTCCGAGATCATGCTGCCGGAGGGAGCGCCGGAGCATCTTGGCGACCGCGAACGGCTCTGGAACGATGTGGAGGCGTTCGAGGTCAGGAAGGACGCGCAGCTCGCCCGCGAGGTCGAGTTTGCCATTCCACGCGAAATGACGCAGGCGCAGGGCATCGAGCTTGCCCGCGACTTCGCGCAGGCCGAATTTGTCGATCAGGGCATGATCGCCGACCTCAACGTGCATTCGGACATCGGCGAGGACGGGATGCCGAAGCCCCATGCCCATGTCATGCTCACCATGCGCGAAGTCGATGAAGACGGTTTCGGCAAAAAGGTTCGTGACTGGAATCGCACGGAGATGATGGAACGGTGGCGCGAACGATGGGCCGAGCATGTCAACGAGCGCCTTGCCGAACTCGACATAGATGCCCGCATCGACCATCGCAGCCTTGAGGCACAGGGCATCGGGCTTGAGCCGCAAAGCCAGATCGGCGCGCCCGCGCAGCGGATCGAAGGCGAAGGGATCGAGGCCGCCGACCGCGCGGACATGCACCGCGAGATCGCCCGCAACAACGGGGTGCGGATCATTGCCGATCCTTCCGTGGCGCTGGACGCGATCACACATCAGCAATCGACGTTCACGCGCCGGGACATGGCGAAGTTCGCGCATCGGCACAGCGACGGCATCGACCAGTTCAACGAGGTCATGGGCGCGATGCGCGGCTCGCCCGATCTGGTCGAATTGGGTCAGGACGACCGGGGAGAAGATCGTTTTACAACCCGCGACATGATCGAAGCCGAACAGCGCCTGCACCGCGCTGCCGAACTTATGGCCGAGCGCGAACACGATGAAGTGAACGACGCCGACAGAGAGGCCGCGCTTGCCCGCGCCGAACAGCGCGGTCTTGTCCTGTCCGGCGAGCAGGCCGATGCGCTGTCGCATGTCACGGACGGATGTGATCTCGGCATTGTTGTCGGCTATGCCGGGACGGGAAAGAGCGCCATGCTTGGCGTTGCGCGCGAGGCATGGGAGGCAGCGGGCTATGAGGTGCGCGGCGTTGCGCTGTCCGGCATCGCCGCCGAGAATCTGGAAAGCGGATCGGGCATTTCTTCGCGCACCATCGCCAGCATGGAACATGGCTGGGCCAATGGACGCGACATGCTCACCAGCCGCGACGTGCTTGTCATCGACGAGGCGGGCATGGTCGGCACCCGGCAGATGGAGCGCGTGCTGTCCCATGCGGCGGAAGCAGGTGCCAAGGTGGTGCTGGTCGGCGACCCGCAGCAGCTTCAATCCATCGAAGCGGGTGCGGCGTTCCGCTCGATCCATGAGCGTCATGGCGGCGTGGAAATCCACGAGGTGCGCCGCCAGCGCGAGGACTGGCAGCGTGACGCCACCCGTGATCTGGCGACCGGCAGGATCGGCGATGCGATCAGCGCCTATGACCGTCACGACATGATGCATGAATCCCAGACCCGCGAGCAAGCACGCGACGATCTGATCGATCGCTGGGACCGCGACCGGCAGGCGGCACCGGACGCGAACCGCATCATTCTCACCCATACTAATGCCGAGGTGCGCGAACTCAACGAGGCCGCCCGCGACCGAATGCGGGATGCTGGCGATCTGGGCGAGGACGTGCGCATGACAGTCGAGCGCGGAGAACGCAGCTTCGCCACCGGGGATCGCGTCATGTTCCTGCAAAACGAGCGCGGGCTTGGCGTGAAGAATGGCACGCTCGGCACCATCGAACGGGTTAGCGGACAATCCATGTCGGTTCGTGCCGATGACGGGCGCAGCGTCAGCTTCGATCTGAAGGATTACAACCGCATCGACCACGGTTATGCCGCAACGATCCATAAGGCGCAGGGCATGACGGTAGATCGAACGCATGTGCTGGCGACACCGGGCATGGATGCCCACGGCAGCTATGTCGCGCTATCCCGCCACCGCGACGGCATGGACCTGCATTATGGCCGCGACGACTTCGCCACGCAGGACAAATTGGTGAACACCCTGTCGCGCGACCGGGCAAAGGACATGGCGACGGATTACGAACCGGCGCAGGACTATGCCGAGCGGCGCGGTATTATTTCCCATGCCCATGATGCTGCCGTTGAACAGGTTCACGCCCGGAACAACGCCGTTGACCGGACCGGCGACATCATCTTCAGCGTGCGCGAATCCCGTGACGGTGCGGAGGGGCCGGCAAGGGAGACGACCGGCAAGGGTACAAGGCATGAGATCGAGGCGGTGGCACAGGACACCGGAATAGACCCGGAAGACGCCATGCGCCACGCCCGCAGAATGGCGCTCATGCGCCATGCCCATGCCGTTGGCCAAGTCTTCAACGCCGAGGATGCCGGGAGCAAGGCAAGCCCCGCACAATGGGAAGAACTGGTCGATTCCCGTAAGGCATTTGATGAGGTGCGGCCCTATGGCTGGCAGGATGCGGAAGCGGCCTATGCCAAGGATGAAAGCCTTGCCCATGAGGCGGGATCGGGCAAGGTCAATCGCGCCATCCGCGCCCTGCAACTGGAAACCGAGATTCGCACCAGCCCGGAGCGCCGAGCCGACCGCTTTGTCGAACGCTTTCGTGACCTCAAACAGACCGGCGAGCGCCAATATGCGGCGGGCAACTATTCCGGCTACAGGTCAGCGCGCGCAGAGATGGGCAACATGGCGATGAGCCTCGAACGCGATCCGCAGATGGAATCCCTGCTCGAAGGCCGCAAGAAGCAACTCGGCATCAGCATGGATTTCGACTCAGGGATGAGGCTCGGGCGGCAACTCGCCCTCAGCCACGGCCTTGGCCGAGGCCGGGACCTGGGCATCGGAATGTAG